The following coding sequences are from one Gadus morhua chromosome 10, gadMor3.0, whole genome shotgun sequence window:
- the si:dkeyp-115e12.6 gene encoding centrosome-associated protein CEP250 isoform X1: MSWAEEDWTVGLSGRVLLKVKELQVQQDRLSRENKQRQLQLDNSQDALNKQKIKHEEVRRELQILQRELKGVQEDAQAQTSSAQRLSLDLQTRQTLVCSLEGQLDAARTLTQNLTLEVKRLEAELEKLQTSQEAGLFSTPCWNTTSPWVDNAGKQKEERTGQRGDGDSRSVRQQLQYSDTPTGSLPRQGGRTPQRHSSDQSEIFSTPMAVFPWERDDSKPPSRGRGRAATPQAPPADHRGGSQPQPRDRGRTEDVSKEADACASELRGRIGALEAELRAETIRVKASQEQLGRSQKELAAAETSLQKSRDQISQAQTRTLQETDRASVAELKVKKLQEELKCQGQNAESSRLQHQQRTKELEKQHQMDVSELQKERQRLEKQQQQEVTKLNQELQQARVLHNTLQAQAEKLSLQKQTLEREVEALKAKLKWTEGQLQESEKKEAQTQAKLTEALREAQGVAASLEQSTRRGKSLEEEGRRATQERDDALLLLKELREQNAALALHAAPIQPCSLGHSFSPPEPRPSGPGRKPPGEQRPGQGRGRQAAPKYPMEREPGEGLDAEHMTARGPSTDSEIPQGSRPEGDDAIRGNRPGSPKIHAGHPPHASLPPQSEAAVEAGVPPKEPGAGADALRKENAALASDLRDAREELQRRLEDLETQRRAEAEARTRLKQLSKKRTGREAELEEQERETKGELERERSETERLRKALATLQAQLSSKEREEVEEEVRGDPGREDREQELVELNIQMKAQLSEARAQLALEREERQREEEERTKAVVSAVDAEEKAGLSGRLAELEAELEELKRRGEKDAQRAEADAPLTYLTLRRDDKLNANIAALCPGLDDNQSLLPSPELNRLFCLTANQLNAAASQATAQLILKGDQDPMEGTSPELEDSTPEELSSASDCPETPSPPDLAREVARLQEEKTGMARRAGQSQARLQALQAQVTRQTQQLTMAFELQSQHIRGLLVELQEKEGALLRQGGELQGCRQELAQLTAQTAPMEGDPAPALTLTPAPGPSGPGPELHTAASPSEPSSRDSVKHIAGGDKHQASERSSDSEAGAPSPGAPKGIHAPTADPLPLAQPARICSDSGREGGGGTAAQTPTPRSETLPGSGESGEEGPPVSDARGQDSDPGPKTDPCRAVSRTPGGERERQGVGSLDSSESSQELTGSRDEGVDREETRKEEKAQDPLVKVSRLEKQVVALQAELRTVSEEKEKQAEELVLWRLASPPTAASRSQEPSPGLKDPPPPLNGPLRRPESSQSPRGALEVMAPAPTPGAGEPEVTKDLWQDRGTLTVIREDQLILSCSSKKIQGTMLTCRVQQSDPTEPKSVFNVEKTFTPQDSDDLIDDEGSDKENMDGNRCLGATTKSPPPPPHGALVRASSDPRRGPRDTTAGTPQTKASQRGEQEATPTNATRRAEQGAPSPTPAASQRETSGRPSLRSAATQTHASPLPTGAAGPPLFLHACTQTEEVVVEEAEAVEEEVQGAAERLLFSGSFPIPADPARLAERIRRNRSQLSAAFDDTEYEPYGLPEVVMKGFADIPSGNSCPYIVRRGLLGTPAVPLPPSDTPPREETD, encoded by the exons ATGAGCTGGGCCGAGGAGGACTGGACGGTGGGGCTGTCAGGCCGCGTCCTGCTCAAGGTGAAGGAGCTGCAGGTTCAGCAGGACCGACTCTCCAGGGAGAATAAGCAGAGGCAGCTGCAGCTCGACAACTCCCAGGATGCACTCAACAAGCAGAAGATCAAG CATGAGGAGGTGCGCCGGGAGCTCCAGATCCTGCAGAGAGAGCTCAAGGGGGTGCAGGAGGATGCGCAGGCCCAGACCAGCAGCGCCCAGCGCCTGTCCCTGGACCTACAGACCAGGCAGACCCTGGTGTGCTCCCTGGAGGGCCAGCTAGACGCCGCACGCACCCTCACCCAGAACCTGACGCTGGAGGTCAAAAG actggaggcggagctggagAAGCTGCAGACCAGCCAGGAGGCCGGCCTCTTCTCCACCCCCTGCTGGAACACAACCTCACCCTGGGTAGACAATG CAGGgaagcagaaggaggagaggacgggCCAGAGAGGGGATGGGGACAGCCGGAGTGTCAGA cagcagctgcagtacTCCGACACGCCCACGGGCTCGTTGCCACGGCAAGGCGGCAGGACCCCGCAACGCCACtcctctgaccaatcagagatcTTCTCCACTCCCATGGCGGTGTTTCCCTGGGAGCGGGACGACTCAAAGCCCCCCAGCCGGGGTCGCGGCCGGGCCGCGACTCCCCAGGCGCCCCCCGCTGACCACCGGGGCGGCAGCCAGCCGCAGCCGAGGGACCGCGGGAGGACGGAGGACGTCAGCAAAGAGGCCGATG CGTGTGCGTCTGAGCTGCGAGGCCGCATCGGCGccctggaggcggagctccgCGCGGAGACCATCCGGGTGAAGGCCAGCCAGGAGCAGCTGGGGCGGAGCCAGAAGGAGCTGGCCGCCGCAGAGACCAGCCTTCAGAAGAGCCGCGACCAGATCAGCCAGGCCCAGACACGCACGCTTCAGGAGACCGACCGG gcgtCGGTGGCGGAGCTGAAGGTGAAGaagctgcaggaggagctgaagTGCCAGGGTCAGAATGCGGAAAGCAGCCGCCTGCAGCACCAGCAGCGCACCAAAGAGCTGGAGAAGCAGCACCAGATG GACGTATCCGAGCTCCAGAAGGAGAGGCAGCGCctggagaagcagcagcagcaggaggtgacCAAACTGAACCAGGAGCTGCAGCAGGCCAGAGTCCTGCACAACACCCTGCAGGCCCAGGCCGAGAAG TTGTCCCTCCAGAAGCAGACGTTGGAACGAGAGGTGGAGGCGCTGAAAGCCAAGCTTAAATGGACCGAGGGACAACTGCAGGAGAGCGAGAAGAAGGAGGCTCAGACACAAGCCAAGCTgacg GAGGCGCTGCGGGAGGCGCAGGGCGTGGCGGCCAGCCTGGAACAAAGCACCAGGAGAGGGAagtccctggaggaggaggggaggagagcgacGCAGGAGCGGGACGACGCCCTGCTGCTCCTCAAGGAgctgaggg AGCAAAACGCTGCCCTGGCTCTCCATGCGGCCCCCATCCAACCCTGCTCCCTGGGTCATAGCTTCTCCCCCCCAGAGCCCCGGCCCTCGGGCCCCGGCAGGAAGCCCCCAGGAGAGCAGCGCCCCGGGCAGGGCAGAGGGCGCCAGGCGGCCCCCAAGTACCCCATGGAAAGAGAACCCGGGGAAGGCCTCGACGCGGAGCACATGACCGCCAGGGGCCCGTCCACGGACTCTGAGATCCCGCAGGGGAGCCGACCCGAGGGCGACGACGCTATTCGCGGCAACCGCCCTGGGTCGCCGAAGATCCACGCCGGGCACCCACCTCACGCCTCGCTCCCTCCGCAGTCGGAGGCCGCTGTGGAGGCCGGCGTCCCGCCCAAAGaaccgggggcgggggcggacGCCCTCCGCAAGGAGAACGCGGCGCTGGCCTCGGACCTGCGGGACGCGCGGGAGGAGCTCCAGCGGCGCCTGGAGGACCTGGAGACACAGCGGCGGGCGGAGGCGGAGGCCCGGACCCGGCTGAAGCAGCTCAGCAAGAAGCGCACGGGCCGCGaggcggagctggaggagcaggagcgggAGACCAAAGGGGAGCTGGAGCGGGAGCGCTCGGAGACGGAGCGGCTCCGGAAGGCCCTGGCCACCCTGCAGGCCCAGCTGAGtagtaaggagagagaggaggtggaggaggaggtgcgggGGGACccggggagagaggacagggagCAGGAGCTGGTGGAGCTGAACATCCAGATGAAAGCCCAGCTGTCGGAGGCCCGGGCCCAGCTGGCCCTGGAGCGGGAGGAGCGGcagcgggaggaagaggagaggacgaAGGCTGTTGTGAGCGCTGTGGACGCGGAGGAGAAGGCCGGGCTGAGCGGCCGGCTGGCCGAGCTGGAGGcagagctggaggagctgaagcgGCGTGGGGAGAAGGACGCGCAGCGCGCCGAGGCCGACGCCCCGCTGACATACCTGACGCTGCGCCGCGACGACAAGCTCAACGCCAACATCGCCGCCCTCTGCCCGGGCCTCGACGACAACCAGAGCCTGCTGCCCTCGCCAGAACTCAACCGCCTCTTCTGCCTCACCGCCAACCAGCTCAACGCCGCCGCCTCGCAGGCCACTGCCCAGCTCATCCTGAAGGGAGACCAGGACCCGATGGAGGGGACCAGCCCGGAGCTGGAGGACTCCACCCCAGAGGAGCTCAGCTCAGCCTCGGACTGCCCTgagacccccagcccccccgacCTAGCCAGGGAGGTGGCCCGCCTGCAGGAGGAGAAGACGGGGATGGCCCGGCGTGCCGGGCAGAGCCAGGCTAGACTACAGGCCCTGCAGGCccag GTGACCCGTCAGACCCAGCAGCTCACCATGGCCTTTGAGCTGCAGAGCCAGCACATCAGAGGCCTTCTGGTGgagctgcaggagaaggagggcgcCCTCCTCAGGCAGGGAGGGGAGCTGCAGGGCTGCAGGCAGGAGCTGGCTCAGCTCACGGCCCAGACGGCTCCGATGGAGGGGGACCCGGCCCcggccctgaccctgaccccggccccgggccccagtGGTCCAGGTCCTGAGCTTCACACTGCAGCCTCTCCATCAGAACCCTCCTCCAGAGACTCAGTCAAGCACATAGCCGGTGGCGACAAACACCAGGCATCTGAACGAAGCTCTGACAGCGAAGCAGGAGCCCCGTCGCCAGGGGCCCCCAAGGGGATCCACGCCCCCACCGCCGACCCCCTGCCCCTTGCGCAGCCAGCGCGCATCTGCAGCGATtcaggcagagaggggggagggggcacggCGGCACAGACGCCCACCCCCCGGTCGGAGACCCTGCCGGGGAGCGGTGAGTCAGGGGAGGAGGGCCCCCCCGTCTCAGACGCCAGGGGCCAAGACTCCGACCCAGGCCCAAAGACGGACCCCTGCAGAGCCGTATCCCGGACCCCCGGAGGGGAGCGGGAACGCCAGGGGGTGGGGTCACTTGACAGCAGCGAGAGTTCACAGGAATTGACGGGCAGCAGGGATGAAGGGGTGGACAGGGAAGAAaccaggaaggaggagaaggcacAAGACCCTCTAGTTAAAGTCAGCCGCTTGGAGAAGCAG GTGGTGGCGCTGCAGGCCGAGCTCAGGACTGTGtctgaggagaaggagaagcaggCTGAGGAGCTGGTTCTGTGGAGACTGgcctccccccccaccgcaGCCTCCAGGTCCCAGGAGCCCAGCCCGGGCCTCAAGGACCCCCCTCCGCCTCTAAACGGCCCTCTGAGGCGGCCGGAGAGCTCCCAATCTCCCAGAGGAGCCCTGGAGGTGATGGCTCCGGCTCCTACGCCGGGCGCCGGGGAGCCTGAGGTCACAAAGGACCTGTGGCAGGACAGAGGCACCCTGACAGTGATCAGAGAGGACCAGCTGATCCTGTCCTGCTCCTCGAAGAAAATACAGGGCACCATGCTGACCTGCAG AGTGCAGCAGAGTGACCCGACGGAGCCAAAGAGTGTATTTAACGTTGAGAAGACCTTCACACCACAGGACAGCGACGACCTGATCGACGATGAG GGCTCCGACAAGGAAAACATGGACGGCAACCGCTGTCTGGGCGCTACAACCAaatcgccgccgccgccgccgcacggGGCCCTCGTAAGAGCCTCCAGCGACCCGCGCCGTGGCCCCAGAGACACCACGGCGGGGACGCCGCAGACCAAAGCCTCGCAGCGCGGCGAACAGGAAGCCACGCCGACCAACGCCACGCGCCGCGCCGAACAAGGGGCGCCTTCCCCCACGCCCGCGGCGTCCCAGCGCGAGACCAGCGGGCGGCCTTCCCTAAGGAGCGCCGCCACTCAGACCCACGCCTCTCCGCTTCCCACCGGAGCCGCCGGCCCGCCCCTGTTCCTCCACGCCTGCACTCAGaccgaggaggtggtggtggaggaggcggaggcggtggaggaggaggtgcagggggcGGCAGAGCGGCTGCTGTTCTCCGGGTCGTTCCCCATCCCGGCCGACCCGGCCCGCCTGGCCGAGCGCATCCGCCGCAACCGCAGCCAGCTGTCGGCGGCCTTCGACGACACGGAGTACGAGCCCTACGGCCTGCCCGAGGTGGTGATGAAGG ggtTCGCCGACATCCCCAGCGGCAACTCGTGTCCCTACATCGTCCGGCGCGGCCTGCTGGGCACGCCCGCCGTGCCGCTCCCGCCGTCGGACACGCCCCCCAGGGAGGAGACGGACTAG
- the si:dkeyp-115e12.6 gene encoding centrosome-associated protein CEP250 isoform X2, translating to MSWAEEDWTVGLSGRVLLKVKELQVQQDRLSRENKQRQLQLDNSQDALNKQKIKHEEVRRELQILQRELKGVQEDAQAQTSSAQRLSLDLQTRQTLVCSLEGQLDAARTLTQNLTLEVKRLEAELEKLQTSQEAGLFSTPCWNTTSPWVDNAGKQKEERTGQRGDGDSRSVRQLQYSDTPTGSLPRQGGRTPQRHSSDQSEIFSTPMAVFPWERDDSKPPSRGRGRAATPQAPPADHRGGSQPQPRDRGRTEDVSKEADACASELRGRIGALEAELRAETIRVKASQEQLGRSQKELAAAETSLQKSRDQISQAQTRTLQETDRASVAELKVKKLQEELKCQGQNAESSRLQHQQRTKELEKQHQMDVSELQKERQRLEKQQQQEVTKLNQELQQARVLHNTLQAQAEKLSLQKQTLEREVEALKAKLKWTEGQLQESEKKEAQTQAKLTEALREAQGVAASLEQSTRRGKSLEEEGRRATQERDDALLLLKELREQNAALALHAAPIQPCSLGHSFSPPEPRPSGPGRKPPGEQRPGQGRGRQAAPKYPMEREPGEGLDAEHMTARGPSTDSEIPQGSRPEGDDAIRGNRPGSPKIHAGHPPHASLPPQSEAAVEAGVPPKEPGAGADALRKENAALASDLRDAREELQRRLEDLETQRRAEAEARTRLKQLSKKRTGREAELEEQERETKGELERERSETERLRKALATLQAQLSSKEREEVEEEVRGDPGREDREQELVELNIQMKAQLSEARAQLALEREERQREEEERTKAVVSAVDAEEKAGLSGRLAELEAELEELKRRGEKDAQRAEADAPLTYLTLRRDDKLNANIAALCPGLDDNQSLLPSPELNRLFCLTANQLNAAASQATAQLILKGDQDPMEGTSPELEDSTPEELSSASDCPETPSPPDLAREVARLQEEKTGMARRAGQSQARLQALQAQVTRQTQQLTMAFELQSQHIRGLLVELQEKEGALLRQGGELQGCRQELAQLTAQTAPMEGDPAPALTLTPAPGPSGPGPELHTAASPSEPSSRDSVKHIAGGDKHQASERSSDSEAGAPSPGAPKGIHAPTADPLPLAQPARICSDSGREGGGGTAAQTPTPRSETLPGSGESGEEGPPVSDARGQDSDPGPKTDPCRAVSRTPGGERERQGVGSLDSSESSQELTGSRDEGVDREETRKEEKAQDPLVKVSRLEKQVVALQAELRTVSEEKEKQAEELVLWRLASPPTAASRSQEPSPGLKDPPPPLNGPLRRPESSQSPRGALEVMAPAPTPGAGEPEVTKDLWQDRGTLTVIREDQLILSCSSKKIQGTMLTCRVQQSDPTEPKSVFNVEKTFTPQDSDDLIDDEGSDKENMDGNRCLGATTKSPPPPPHGALVRASSDPRRGPRDTTAGTPQTKASQRGEQEATPTNATRRAEQGAPSPTPAASQRETSGRPSLRSAATQTHASPLPTGAAGPPLFLHACTQTEEVVVEEAEAVEEEVQGAAERLLFSGSFPIPADPARLAERIRRNRSQLSAAFDDTEYEPYGLPEVVMKGFADIPSGNSCPYIVRRGLLGTPAVPLPPSDTPPREETD from the exons ATGAGCTGGGCCGAGGAGGACTGGACGGTGGGGCTGTCAGGCCGCGTCCTGCTCAAGGTGAAGGAGCTGCAGGTTCAGCAGGACCGACTCTCCAGGGAGAATAAGCAGAGGCAGCTGCAGCTCGACAACTCCCAGGATGCACTCAACAAGCAGAAGATCAAG CATGAGGAGGTGCGCCGGGAGCTCCAGATCCTGCAGAGAGAGCTCAAGGGGGTGCAGGAGGATGCGCAGGCCCAGACCAGCAGCGCCCAGCGCCTGTCCCTGGACCTACAGACCAGGCAGACCCTGGTGTGCTCCCTGGAGGGCCAGCTAGACGCCGCACGCACCCTCACCCAGAACCTGACGCTGGAGGTCAAAAG actggaggcggagctggagAAGCTGCAGACCAGCCAGGAGGCCGGCCTCTTCTCCACCCCCTGCTGGAACACAACCTCACCCTGGGTAGACAATG CAGGgaagcagaaggaggagaggacgggCCAGAGAGGGGATGGGGACAGCCGGAGTGTCAGA cagctgcagtacTCCGACACGCCCACGGGCTCGTTGCCACGGCAAGGCGGCAGGACCCCGCAACGCCACtcctctgaccaatcagagatcTTCTCCACTCCCATGGCGGTGTTTCCCTGGGAGCGGGACGACTCAAAGCCCCCCAGCCGGGGTCGCGGCCGGGCCGCGACTCCCCAGGCGCCCCCCGCTGACCACCGGGGCGGCAGCCAGCCGCAGCCGAGGGACCGCGGGAGGACGGAGGACGTCAGCAAAGAGGCCGATG CGTGTGCGTCTGAGCTGCGAGGCCGCATCGGCGccctggaggcggagctccgCGCGGAGACCATCCGGGTGAAGGCCAGCCAGGAGCAGCTGGGGCGGAGCCAGAAGGAGCTGGCCGCCGCAGAGACCAGCCTTCAGAAGAGCCGCGACCAGATCAGCCAGGCCCAGACACGCACGCTTCAGGAGACCGACCGG gcgtCGGTGGCGGAGCTGAAGGTGAAGaagctgcaggaggagctgaagTGCCAGGGTCAGAATGCGGAAAGCAGCCGCCTGCAGCACCAGCAGCGCACCAAAGAGCTGGAGAAGCAGCACCAGATG GACGTATCCGAGCTCCAGAAGGAGAGGCAGCGCctggagaagcagcagcagcaggaggtgacCAAACTGAACCAGGAGCTGCAGCAGGCCAGAGTCCTGCACAACACCCTGCAGGCCCAGGCCGAGAAG TTGTCCCTCCAGAAGCAGACGTTGGAACGAGAGGTGGAGGCGCTGAAAGCCAAGCTTAAATGGACCGAGGGACAACTGCAGGAGAGCGAGAAGAAGGAGGCTCAGACACAAGCCAAGCTgacg GAGGCGCTGCGGGAGGCGCAGGGCGTGGCGGCCAGCCTGGAACAAAGCACCAGGAGAGGGAagtccctggaggaggaggggaggagagcgacGCAGGAGCGGGACGACGCCCTGCTGCTCCTCAAGGAgctgaggg AGCAAAACGCTGCCCTGGCTCTCCATGCGGCCCCCATCCAACCCTGCTCCCTGGGTCATAGCTTCTCCCCCCCAGAGCCCCGGCCCTCGGGCCCCGGCAGGAAGCCCCCAGGAGAGCAGCGCCCCGGGCAGGGCAGAGGGCGCCAGGCGGCCCCCAAGTACCCCATGGAAAGAGAACCCGGGGAAGGCCTCGACGCGGAGCACATGACCGCCAGGGGCCCGTCCACGGACTCTGAGATCCCGCAGGGGAGCCGACCCGAGGGCGACGACGCTATTCGCGGCAACCGCCCTGGGTCGCCGAAGATCCACGCCGGGCACCCACCTCACGCCTCGCTCCCTCCGCAGTCGGAGGCCGCTGTGGAGGCCGGCGTCCCGCCCAAAGaaccgggggcgggggcggacGCCCTCCGCAAGGAGAACGCGGCGCTGGCCTCGGACCTGCGGGACGCGCGGGAGGAGCTCCAGCGGCGCCTGGAGGACCTGGAGACACAGCGGCGGGCGGAGGCGGAGGCCCGGACCCGGCTGAAGCAGCTCAGCAAGAAGCGCACGGGCCGCGaggcggagctggaggagcaggagcgggAGACCAAAGGGGAGCTGGAGCGGGAGCGCTCGGAGACGGAGCGGCTCCGGAAGGCCCTGGCCACCCTGCAGGCCCAGCTGAGtagtaaggagagagaggaggtggaggaggaggtgcgggGGGACccggggagagaggacagggagCAGGAGCTGGTGGAGCTGAACATCCAGATGAAAGCCCAGCTGTCGGAGGCCCGGGCCCAGCTGGCCCTGGAGCGGGAGGAGCGGcagcgggaggaagaggagaggacgaAGGCTGTTGTGAGCGCTGTGGACGCGGAGGAGAAGGCCGGGCTGAGCGGCCGGCTGGCCGAGCTGGAGGcagagctggaggagctgaagcgGCGTGGGGAGAAGGACGCGCAGCGCGCCGAGGCCGACGCCCCGCTGACATACCTGACGCTGCGCCGCGACGACAAGCTCAACGCCAACATCGCCGCCCTCTGCCCGGGCCTCGACGACAACCAGAGCCTGCTGCCCTCGCCAGAACTCAACCGCCTCTTCTGCCTCACCGCCAACCAGCTCAACGCCGCCGCCTCGCAGGCCACTGCCCAGCTCATCCTGAAGGGAGACCAGGACCCGATGGAGGGGACCAGCCCGGAGCTGGAGGACTCCACCCCAGAGGAGCTCAGCTCAGCCTCGGACTGCCCTgagacccccagcccccccgacCTAGCCAGGGAGGTGGCCCGCCTGCAGGAGGAGAAGACGGGGATGGCCCGGCGTGCCGGGCAGAGCCAGGCTAGACTACAGGCCCTGCAGGCccag GTGACCCGTCAGACCCAGCAGCTCACCATGGCCTTTGAGCTGCAGAGCCAGCACATCAGAGGCCTTCTGGTGgagctgcaggagaaggagggcgcCCTCCTCAGGCAGGGAGGGGAGCTGCAGGGCTGCAGGCAGGAGCTGGCTCAGCTCACGGCCCAGACGGCTCCGATGGAGGGGGACCCGGCCCcggccctgaccctgaccccggccccgggccccagtGGTCCAGGTCCTGAGCTTCACACTGCAGCCTCTCCATCAGAACCCTCCTCCAGAGACTCAGTCAAGCACATAGCCGGTGGCGACAAACACCAGGCATCTGAACGAAGCTCTGACAGCGAAGCAGGAGCCCCGTCGCCAGGGGCCCCCAAGGGGATCCACGCCCCCACCGCCGACCCCCTGCCCCTTGCGCAGCCAGCGCGCATCTGCAGCGATtcaggcagagaggggggagggggcacggCGGCACAGACGCCCACCCCCCGGTCGGAGACCCTGCCGGGGAGCGGTGAGTCAGGGGAGGAGGGCCCCCCCGTCTCAGACGCCAGGGGCCAAGACTCCGACCCAGGCCCAAAGACGGACCCCTGCAGAGCCGTATCCCGGACCCCCGGAGGGGAGCGGGAACGCCAGGGGGTGGGGTCACTTGACAGCAGCGAGAGTTCACAGGAATTGACGGGCAGCAGGGATGAAGGGGTGGACAGGGAAGAAaccaggaaggaggagaaggcacAAGACCCTCTAGTTAAAGTCAGCCGCTTGGAGAAGCAG GTGGTGGCGCTGCAGGCCGAGCTCAGGACTGTGtctgaggagaaggagaagcaggCTGAGGAGCTGGTTCTGTGGAGACTGgcctccccccccaccgcaGCCTCCAGGTCCCAGGAGCCCAGCCCGGGCCTCAAGGACCCCCCTCCGCCTCTAAACGGCCCTCTGAGGCGGCCGGAGAGCTCCCAATCTCCCAGAGGAGCCCTGGAGGTGATGGCTCCGGCTCCTACGCCGGGCGCCGGGGAGCCTGAGGTCACAAAGGACCTGTGGCAGGACAGAGGCACCCTGACAGTGATCAGAGAGGACCAGCTGATCCTGTCCTGCTCCTCGAAGAAAATACAGGGCACCATGCTGACCTGCAG AGTGCAGCAGAGTGACCCGACGGAGCCAAAGAGTGTATTTAACGTTGAGAAGACCTTCACACCACAGGACAGCGACGACCTGATCGACGATGAG GGCTCCGACAAGGAAAACATGGACGGCAACCGCTGTCTGGGCGCTACAACCAaatcgccgccgccgccgccgcacggGGCCCTCGTAAGAGCCTCCAGCGACCCGCGCCGTGGCCCCAGAGACACCACGGCGGGGACGCCGCAGACCAAAGCCTCGCAGCGCGGCGAACAGGAAGCCACGCCGACCAACGCCACGCGCCGCGCCGAACAAGGGGCGCCTTCCCCCACGCCCGCGGCGTCCCAGCGCGAGACCAGCGGGCGGCCTTCCCTAAGGAGCGCCGCCACTCAGACCCACGCCTCTCCGCTTCCCACCGGAGCCGCCGGCCCGCCCCTGTTCCTCCACGCCTGCACTCAGaccgaggaggtggtggtggaggaggcggaggcggtggaggaggaggtgcagggggcGGCAGAGCGGCTGCTGTTCTCCGGGTCGTTCCCCATCCCGGCCGACCCGGCCCGCCTGGCCGAGCGCATCCGCCGCAACCGCAGCCAGCTGTCGGCGGCCTTCGACGACACGGAGTACGAGCCCTACGGCCTGCCCGAGGTGGTGATGAAGG ggtTCGCCGACATCCCCAGCGGCAACTCGTGTCCCTACATCGTCCGGCGCGGCCTGCTGGGCACGCCCGCCGTGCCGCTCCCGCCGTCGGACACGCCCCCCAGGGAGGAGACGGACTAG